Proteins from a single region of Amycolatopsis sp. CA-230715:
- a CDS encoding GGDEF domain-containing protein, with protein sequence MAVSPSVRFAFQPLYSLHTGGVVALEALARPSKGSANELLDHARRERRLVEVDVALAAGAVRYEAEQQTLLPLHLNLTAATAAAPESALDPLLDALAKVGRRPREVVLELGPPFTTTWPEQLLSGMKRLGDLGFRLALDGLGRSDLPLTLLATAPVDVLKLDRSLLQRLPGEPGAIAVVEALLHYASRAQARLVATGVETDAQLDIVRELGVRIAQGNLFGAAGEDTQWIGVRTAATLEPGQHRTTGGGAVPSKRVGDFLRQASTLPHTATCEDVRTVLAADDGPSGIVGVDDDNRPQWSIDRTRFLLAVTGPYGHALHAKRSADRLADSPHTIHTEAGALEFLELVTDADWSRTGDDVVVVDDDGRCLGVVLVTEVVRGVAEAKVEAAAALSPLTRLPGSETVARDVDRRIACREPFVAAWLDVDSFKSVNDNAGFAAGDDLIRALGRTLTDLEARLSKMTVSHVGGDDFLIACDVDEISTVASALLDTPWSAEGMAVTVSLATLVCSTATISTYREASRMLAPLKKRAKAVAGSSWVLGRPDSDRIDVLRGLTRTRTALPVPRDERISKPV encoded by the coding sequence GTGGCTGTCTCGCCGAGTGTCCGGTTCGCCTTCCAGCCGTTGTACAGCTTGCACACCGGCGGTGTCGTCGCGCTCGAAGCGCTGGCACGGCCGAGCAAGGGGTCAGCGAACGAGCTGCTCGACCACGCGCGCAGAGAACGACGTCTCGTGGAAGTCGACGTCGCGCTCGCCGCGGGCGCCGTGCGCTACGAGGCCGAGCAGCAGACGCTGCTGCCCCTGCACCTCAACCTCACCGCGGCGACCGCGGCCGCGCCGGAGAGCGCGCTCGACCCGCTCCTCGACGCACTCGCCAAGGTCGGCCGCAGGCCGCGCGAGGTGGTGCTCGAACTCGGCCCGCCGTTCACCACCACGTGGCCGGAGCAGCTGCTCTCCGGGATGAAGCGACTGGGCGACCTCGGCTTCCGGCTCGCGCTCGACGGGCTCGGCCGCAGCGACCTCCCGCTCACCCTGCTCGCCACCGCGCCGGTCGACGTGCTCAAGCTCGACCGCAGCCTCCTCCAGCGCCTGCCGGGCGAACCGGGGGCGATCGCCGTGGTCGAAGCGCTGCTGCACTACGCCTCGCGCGCGCAGGCGCGGCTCGTGGCGACCGGCGTCGAGACCGACGCCCAGCTCGACATCGTCCGCGAGCTCGGAGTCCGGATCGCGCAAGGAAACCTGTTCGGTGCCGCGGGCGAGGACACCCAGTGGATCGGGGTCCGCACCGCGGCCACGCTGGAGCCCGGCCAGCACCGCACCACCGGCGGCGGCGCCGTGCCCTCGAAGCGCGTCGGCGACTTCCTCCGCCAGGCGAGCACCCTGCCGCACACGGCCACCTGCGAGGACGTCCGCACCGTGCTGGCCGCGGACGACGGGCCGTCCGGCATCGTCGGGGTCGACGACGACAACCGCCCGCAGTGGTCGATCGACCGGACCAGGTTCCTGCTCGCCGTCACCGGGCCCTACGGCCACGCGCTGCACGCCAAGCGCTCGGCCGACCGGCTCGCGGACAGCCCGCACACGATCCACACTGAAGCAGGCGCGCTCGAATTCCTCGAACTGGTCACCGACGCCGACTGGAGCCGCACCGGTGACGACGTCGTCGTGGTCGACGACGACGGCCGCTGCCTCGGCGTCGTGCTGGTGACCGAGGTGGTACGCGGTGTCGCGGAGGCGAAGGTCGAGGCCGCCGCCGCGCTCAGCCCGCTCACCCGGCTCCCCGGCAGCGAAACGGTGGCGCGCGACGTCGACCGCCGCATCGCCTGCCGCGAACCGTTCGTGGCCGCGTGGCTCGACGTCGACTCGTTCAAATCCGTCAACGACAACGCCGGGTTCGCCGCGGGCGACGACCTCATCCGCGCGCTCGGCCGCACCCTCACCGATCTGGAGGCGCGGCTGTCGAAGATGACGGTGAGCCACGTCGGCGGCGACGACTTCCTCATCGCCTGCGACGTCGACGAAATCAGCACGGTGGCCTCCGCGCTGCTCGACACCCCGTGGAGCGCCGAAGGCATGGCGGTGACGGTCTCGCTGGCCACGCTGGTGTGTTCGACCGCGACGATCAGCACCTACCGCGAGGCGTCCCGCATGCTCGCCCCGCTCAAGAAGCGCGCGAAGGCCGTCGCCGGGTCGAGCTGGGTGCTCGGCAGGCCGGACTCCGATCGCATCGACGTGCTGCGCGGGCTGACGCGCACCCGCACCGCGCTGCCCGTGCCGCGCGACGAGCGGATCAGCAAGCCGGTGTGA
- a CDS encoding sensor histidine kinase, which yields MALRRVLGPVVSRSTYRGWIYLVVGGAMLVPYLLLVAVVVPMVLPVVLEVPKAFVVSCVLALLVLAGTTLLSPVRVLEGTAVRELLGDPVPDAVFGPVHDWRQRWRSGAMVVVHVLVGGVLSTISLLVPIAVGLSIAGPFTGRLALGSDQSALEVPKGWAGIWVPLVALLGALVFLYVVAGSVRLLAMTATRLLDVSPSERIAQLERRTERLAERNRLARELHDSVGHALSVVTIQAGAARRTLRRDPDFTERALTAIEDSARAALDDLDHVLGLLREETSGKAPQASLGELPALLSATRLAGVEVESEVTGELAALPPVVSREAYRIVQECLTNVVRHAGKVPVTLRVAVGESRLDLLVRNPLGQQAPAERRGGGRGLRGMAERVDVLRGELHAGRAGEHWEVGVKLPWGAV from the coding sequence ATGGCGTTGCGACGGGTGCTGGGCCCGGTGGTGAGCCGGTCCACCTACCGCGGGTGGATCTACCTCGTCGTGGGCGGCGCGATGCTGGTGCCGTACCTGCTGCTGGTCGCGGTCGTGGTGCCGATGGTGCTCCCGGTGGTGCTGGAGGTGCCGAAGGCGTTCGTGGTCAGCTGCGTGCTGGCGCTGCTCGTGCTCGCCGGCACGACCCTGCTCTCCCCGGTGCGGGTGCTGGAAGGCACCGCGGTGCGCGAACTGCTCGGTGACCCGGTGCCCGACGCGGTGTTCGGGCCGGTGCACGACTGGCGGCAGCGGTGGCGCAGCGGTGCGATGGTCGTGGTGCACGTGCTCGTCGGCGGGGTGCTGAGCACGATCAGCCTGCTGGTGCCGATCGCGGTGGGTCTTTCGATCGCGGGGCCGTTCACCGGCAGGCTCGCGCTCGGCAGTGACCAGTCCGCGCTCGAGGTCCCGAAGGGCTGGGCGGGGATCTGGGTGCCGTTGGTCGCTCTGCTGGGCGCGCTGGTCTTCCTGTACGTCGTCGCGGGATCGGTCCGGTTGCTGGCGATGACGGCGACGCGGCTGCTGGACGTGTCGCCGAGCGAGCGGATCGCCCAGCTCGAACGGCGCACCGAACGGCTGGCGGAGCGCAATCGGCTCGCGCGGGAACTGCACGATTCCGTCGGGCACGCGCTGAGCGTCGTCACCATCCAGGCGGGCGCGGCGAGGCGGACGTTGCGCCGCGACCCCGATTTCACCGAGCGCGCGCTGACCGCGATCGAAGACTCGGCGCGCGCGGCCCTCGATGATCTCGACCACGTGCTGGGGCTGCTGCGCGAGGAAACGTCGGGGAAGGCGCCGCAGGCGAGCCTCGGCGAGCTGCCCGCGCTGCTTTCGGCGACCCGTCTCGCCGGCGTCGAGGTCGAGTCCGAGGTGACCGGCGAGCTCGCCGCACTGCCACCCGTGGTGTCCCGCGAGGCGTACCGGATCGTGCAGGAATGCCTCACGAACGTGGTGCGCCACGCCGGTAAGGTGCCGGTGACGCTGCGCGTCGCGGTCGGCGAGTCGCGTTTGGACTTGCTGGTCCGCAATCCGCTGGGGCAGCAGGCGCCCGCGGAACGGCGTGGCGGCGGAAGGGGACTGCGGGGCATGGCGGAACGGGTCGACGTGTTGCGCGGCGAACTGCACGCCGGGCGTGCGGGAGAACACTGGGAGGTCGGCGTGAAACTGCCGTGGGGCGCGGTATGA
- a CDS encoding ABC1 kinase family protein, producing MTSLLYGLLSLPFFVLMLWPLVVASRRVLGVRIGTLRTLVGAGFGWAVAGSVLYSVRGAWSRETFAGLLIPIAGCAFLTTLLFLFVAEMAVPSGGGLGLLGRLRAVKGRFSRARRYSQITRIAVRHGLGPYLTGRRATGDVRHAKLARSLRKALEEGGVTFVKLGQVLSTRPDVLPPVFIDELSKLQDQVAHAPVDEIERLLREELGAAPDEIFAEFDREPIAAASIAQVYRARLKSGTDVVVKVQRPGIEKKVDRDLDIVRRVAESLQRRAKWARALGVVDLAEGFAEALAEELDFRVEARNLGAVRAAYTGDAIALPRVHSRLSTDKVLVMDRLDGTPLGSSGGRIPDGDRAPLARALLDCLLRQVMLHGVFHADPHPGNVLLLANGKLGLLDFGSVGRLDSGLRGGLQQLMLAIDRADPAALRDGLLEIVDRPDDIDEQRLERALGALVAKHFSHGEAPDVEMFTDLFRIVAEFGLAIPPAIAAVFRALATVEGTLALLAPGFNIVVESRAFADAQIGARMRPETLRDTATEELLSLLPVLRRIPRRIDRITGALEQGRLSVNVRLFADERDRDVVTGLVHEMLLAFVGAATGVMAVLLLASTGGPRVADDLTLNQVFGYNLLVISALVGLRLLFVVFRWSAQRARR from the coding sequence ATGACCTCTCTCCTGTACGGCCTGCTGAGCCTGCCGTTCTTCGTGCTGATGCTGTGGCCGCTCGTGGTCGCCTCGCGCCGCGTGCTCGGCGTCCGGATCGGCACGCTCCGCACCCTCGTCGGCGCCGGGTTCGGGTGGGCGGTGGCGGGATCGGTGCTGTACTCCGTGCGGGGCGCGTGGTCACGCGAGACGTTCGCCGGTCTGCTGATCCCGATCGCGGGATGCGCCTTCCTCACCACGCTGCTGTTCCTGTTCGTGGCGGAAATGGCGGTCCCGAGCGGCGGTGGCCTCGGCCTGCTCGGCAGGCTGCGGGCGGTCAAGGGCCGGTTCTCCCGCGCCCGCCGGTATTCGCAGATCACCCGCATCGCGGTGAGGCACGGCCTCGGCCCGTACCTCACCGGGCGGCGCGCCACCGGCGACGTGCGGCACGCCAAGCTCGCTCGTTCACTGCGCAAAGCGCTCGAAGAAGGCGGAGTAACCTTCGTCAAGCTCGGGCAGGTGCTCTCGACCCGGCCCGACGTGCTGCCACCGGTGTTCATCGACGAGCTCAGCAAGCTGCAGGACCAGGTCGCGCACGCGCCGGTCGACGAGATCGAACGCCTCCTGCGCGAGGAACTGGGCGCGGCACCCGACGAGATCTTCGCCGAATTCGATCGGGAGCCGATCGCGGCCGCCTCCATCGCGCAGGTCTACCGCGCGCGGCTCAAGTCCGGCACCGACGTCGTCGTCAAGGTGCAGCGGCCCGGGATCGAGAAGAAGGTCGACCGCGATCTCGACATCGTCCGCCGCGTCGCGGAATCGTTGCAGCGACGGGCGAAATGGGCGCGGGCGCTCGGCGTCGTCGATCTCGCCGAGGGGTTCGCCGAAGCGCTGGCCGAGGAGCTCGACTTCCGGGTGGAGGCCCGCAATCTCGGCGCCGTGCGGGCGGCCTACACCGGAGACGCCATCGCGTTGCCGAGAGTCCATTCGCGACTGTCGACGGACAAGGTGCTGGTGATGGACCGGCTCGACGGCACCCCGCTCGGCTCCTCCGGCGGCCGGATCCCGGACGGCGACCGGGCACCCTTGGCTCGCGCACTGCTCGACTGCCTGCTGCGCCAGGTGATGCTGCACGGCGTCTTCCACGCCGACCCGCACCCGGGGAACGTGCTGCTGCTCGCGAACGGAAAGCTCGGCCTCCTCGACTTCGGCTCGGTCGGCAGGCTCGATTCCGGGCTGCGCGGCGGGTTGCAGCAGCTGATGCTCGCGATCGACCGCGCGGACCCGGCAGCGCTGCGCGACGGGCTGCTCGAAATCGTGGACCGGCCGGACGACATCGACGAACAACGGCTCGAACGCGCGCTGGGCGCCTTGGTGGCCAAGCACTTCAGTCACGGAGAGGCACCCGACGTGGAGATGTTCACGGACCTCTTCCGGATCGTCGCCGAGTTCGGGCTCGCCATCCCGCCCGCCATCGCGGCCGTCTTCCGCGCGCTCGCCACCGTGGAAGGCACGCTGGCGCTGCTCGCGCCCGGGTTCAACATCGTCGTGGAGTCCCGTGCCTTCGCCGACGCGCAGATCGGCGCCCGCATGCGCCCGGAAACCCTGCGGGACACCGCGACCGAGGAGTTGCTGAGCCTGCTTCCCGTGCTGCGCCGGATCCCTCGCCGCATCGACCGGATCACCGGCGCCCTCGAACAGGGCAGGCTGTCGGTCAACGTCCGCCTGTTCGCCGACGAACGCGACCGCGACGTGGTCACCGGGCTGGTGCACGAGATGCTGCTCGCGTTCGTCGGCGCGGCCACTGGCGTGATGGCCGTGCTGCTGCTGGCCAGCACCGGCGGACCGCGCGTCGCCGACGACCTGACGCTCAACCAGGTGTTCGGCTACAACCTGCTGGTGATCAGCGCGCTGGTGGGTCTTCGCCTGCTGTTCGTCGTCTTCCGCTGGAGCGCACAACGAGCGCGGCGATGA
- a CDS encoding response regulator transcription factor, which translates to MTGVLLVDDEELIRAGLRAILDSEPDIEVLGEAGDGAEVAGMVARLRPDVVLMDVRMPKVDGIRATTHLLSTMDEPPKVVVVTTFENDDYVYDALLAGASGFLLKRARPEEIVTAVRTVVTGESLLFPAAIRRLAEAHRPREKGRDALAKASLTERESEVLTLMAAGLSNVEIAGKLFLGVQTVKTHVGNVLAKLGARDRTQAVIRAYESGFITPAC; encoded by the coding sequence ATGACCGGGGTGCTGCTCGTCGACGACGAGGAACTGATCAGGGCGGGCCTGCGCGCGATCCTCGACTCCGAGCCGGATATCGAGGTGCTCGGGGAGGCCGGTGACGGTGCCGAGGTGGCGGGCATGGTCGCGCGGCTGCGTCCGGACGTGGTGCTGATGGACGTCCGGATGCCCAAAGTGGACGGCATCCGCGCGACAACGCACTTGTTGTCCACAATGGACGAGCCGCCGAAGGTCGTCGTGGTGACCACGTTCGAGAACGACGACTACGTCTACGACGCGCTGCTGGCCGGTGCGAGCGGGTTCCTGCTCAAGCGCGCGCGGCCGGAGGAGATCGTCACCGCGGTCCGCACCGTGGTGACGGGGGAGTCCTTGCTGTTCCCCGCGGCCATCCGCAGACTGGCCGAGGCGCACCGGCCGCGGGAGAAGGGCCGTGACGCGCTGGCGAAGGCGTCGCTGACCGAGCGGGAGTCCGAAGTGCTCACGCTGATGGCCGCCGGACTGTCCAATGTGGAGATAGCGGGGAAGCTGTTCCTCGGCGTGCAGACGGTGAAGACGCACGTGGGCAACGTGCTCGCGAAGCTCGGCGCGCGGGACAGGACGCAGGCGGTGATCAGGGCCTACGAGTCGGGGTTCATCACACCGGCTTGCTGA
- a CDS encoding snapalysin family zinc-dependent metalloprotease, whose product MSASTGRRAAAGLVIAGAALAAQLLGGGPANAAPTVTTLHYDSSGAPDYVAQIDQGAENWNNAVKNVKLEKGGSATIIIHETHDGKGSYTQTDGHGHGDIYIDSTQVDEGNDPTRIAAHEIGHNLGLPDHYEGPCSELMSGHGPGTSCKNAKPDANESAKVDENFANGLATVVKTFRD is encoded by the coding sequence ATGAGTGCTTCAACGGGCAGGCGGGCGGCGGCGGGCTTGGTGATCGCGGGTGCGGCACTGGCGGCGCAGCTGCTCGGTGGCGGGCCTGCGAACGCGGCGCCGACGGTGACCACCCTGCACTACGACTCCTCCGGCGCGCCGGACTACGTCGCGCAGATCGACCAGGGTGCGGAGAACTGGAACAACGCCGTGAAGAACGTGAAGCTCGAAAAGGGCGGCTCGGCGACGATCATCATCCACGAAACCCACGACGGCAAGGGCTCCTACACCCAGACCGACGGGCACGGCCACGGCGACATCTACATCGACTCGACCCAGGTCGACGAGGGCAACGACCCGACGAGGATCGCGGCGCACGAGATCGGGCACAACCTCGGGCTCCCCGACCACTACGAGGGCCCGTGCTCGGAGCTGATGTCGGGGCACGGCCCCGGCACTTCGTGCAAGAACGCGAAGCCGGACGCGAACGAGTCGGCCAAGGTCGACGAGAACTTCGCGAACGGGCTCGCCACGGTGGTGAAGACGTTCCGGGACTGA